A genome region from Mycolicibacterium litorale includes the following:
- a CDS encoding DUF6328 family protein, translated as MAGESTEHRDRQRWDPERNETETERLDRNWSSLLQELRVAQTGVQVLTGFLLILPFQERFTELDDGARLVYLMTVASSIGSTVLLVAPVSMHRMLFRQHRLDALVASSHRFAIAGLLLLGTALTGVAAIIFDAVLGATGAWAAGIVTLLSLTASWFWHPLRRRRRKTPH; from the coding sequence ATGGCCGGCGAGAGCACGGAGCACCGGGACCGGCAGCGGTGGGATCCTGAACGCAACGAGACGGAGACCGAGCGACTGGACCGCAACTGGTCGAGCCTGCTGCAGGAACTGCGCGTCGCGCAGACGGGCGTGCAGGTACTGACCGGATTCCTGCTGATCCTGCCGTTCCAGGAGCGCTTCACCGAACTCGACGACGGCGCGCGGCTGGTGTACCTGATGACCGTCGCATCCTCGATCGGCTCCACCGTGCTGCTTGTGGCTCCAGTCAGCATGCACCGGATGCTCTTTCGGCAGCACCGCCTCGACGCGCTGGTGGCCTCCTCCCACCGGTTCGCGATCGCGGGGCTTCTGCTGCTGGGAACGGCGTTGACCGGGGTGGCCGCCATCATCTTCGACGCCGTCCTCGGCGCGACCGGCGCATGGGCCGCCGGGATCGTGACGCTGCTGTCGCTCACCGCGTCGTGGTTCTGGCATCCGTTGCGCCGGCGCCGGCGCAAGACCCCGCACTGA
- a CDS encoding DoxX family membrane protein — translation MLIRRIARPMLSAVFIGRGVEALRSPKPAVDAAKPTLEGLSKLPDPVGTNVPTNAETVARVTAGVQIGGGLLLASGKLPRLASAALAFSVVPGSLGGHMFWNETDPTRKADERRAFLTDVSLIGGLIIAAVDTEGKPSLGWRGRHAARKVTAALPVGAAAGGSLTDSELAEKLGHGLHVGAERGRELASVALERGAELAEVARERGAELAEVASKRGAEFAEVASKRSAELAEVASKRSAELADVASKRGAVLAEVARERGTEWAEVARDRAPELAEVAKGRSAELALLARERANDLAETTRSQVKQTRKQAKKEAKRRMK, via the coding sequence ATGCTTATCCGACGTATCGCGCGACCCATGTTGTCTGCTGTGTTCATCGGGCGTGGAGTGGAGGCTCTGCGGAGCCCCAAACCGGCTGTCGATGCGGCCAAGCCGACGCTCGAAGGTTTGAGCAAGCTGCCCGATCCGGTGGGGACCAACGTGCCCACCAACGCCGAGACGGTCGCCCGCGTCACCGCGGGCGTGCAGATCGGTGGCGGGCTGCTGCTGGCCTCCGGCAAGTTGCCGCGTCTGGCCTCCGCAGCGCTGGCGTTCAGTGTGGTGCCGGGCAGCCTCGGCGGGCACATGTTCTGGAACGAGACCGACCCGACCCGCAAGGCCGACGAGCGTCGCGCCTTCCTCACCGACGTGAGCCTGATCGGCGGGCTGATCATTGCCGCCGTCGACACCGAGGGCAAACCGTCCCTCGGGTGGCGCGGGCGCCACGCGGCCCGCAAGGTCACCGCGGCGCTGCCGGTCGGCGCGGCCGCCGGCGGCTCTCTGACCGACAGCGAACTCGCCGAGAAGCTGGGCCACGGTCTGCACGTCGGCGCGGAGCGCGGGCGTGAACTGGCCAGCGTCGCCCTGGAACGCGGTGCGGAGTTGGCCGAGGTGGCCCGTGAGCGGGGTGCGGAACTCGCCGAGGTCGCCTCCAAGCGGGGTGCCGAGTTCGCCGAGGTCGCCAGCAAGCGCAGCGCAGAACTGGCGGAGGTCGCCAGCAAGCGCAGCGCCGAACTGGCCGATGTGGCGAGCAAGCGCGGCGCGGTGCTGGCCGAAGTCGCCCGCGAGCGCGGAACCGAGTGGGCCGAGGTGGCACGGGACCGCGCGCCCGAACTGGCCGAAGTCGCCAAGGGACGCAGCGCCGAGCTGGCCCTGCTCGCCCGTGAGCGCGCCAACGATCTCGCGGAGACGACCCGCAGCCAGGTCAAGCAGACCAGGAAACAGGCCAAGAAGGAAGCCAAGCGCCGGATGAAGTGA
- a CDS encoding RDD family protein: protein MTTGDYPPQPGQPPYGEPQYGQPQYGQPQYGQPQYGQPPYGQPQYGPGGYPPGPGGAVPGSLGMRFLARLIDGIIVGIVGGLLVALTDSMSNVWITGLFTGVLSFLYYVLFEVTQGWTPGKKLLGMSVRGPGGAPKPSASQSAIRNLFTLLPIIPFIGGLLGVIAIVVIAVTINGSPTKQGKHDEMAGGTQVVKG, encoded by the coding sequence ATGACAACCGGTGACTATCCCCCTCAGCCGGGCCAACCCCCATACGGCGAGCCCCAGTACGGGCAACCCCAGTACGGGCAACCGCAATACGGCCAGCCGCAGTACGGCCAACCCCCGTACGGTCAGCCGCAATACGGACCCGGCGGCTATCCGCCCGGACCGGGCGGCGCCGTTCCCGGAAGCCTCGGGATGCGGTTCCTCGCGCGGTTGATCGACGGCATCATCGTCGGCATCGTCGGTGGCCTGCTCGTCGCGCTGACCGATTCGATGTCCAACGTCTGGATCACCGGCCTGTTCACCGGTGTGCTGTCGTTCCTGTACTACGTCCTGTTCGAGGTGACGCAGGGCTGGACCCCCGGCAAGAAGCTGTTGGGGATGAGCGTGCGCGGACCTGGCGGCGCCCCGAAGCCGTCGGCGTCGCAGTCGGCGATCCGCAACCTGTTCACGCTGCTCCCGATCATCCCGTTCATCGGCGGTCTGCTCGGGGTCATCGCGATCGTCGTCATCGCGGTGACGATCAACGGCAGCCCGACCAAGCAGGGCAAGCACGACGAGATGGCAGGTGGCACCCAGGTGGTCAAGGGCTGA
- a CDS encoding GntP family permease: MTAALTLLAADTELPEPVAGGPQLVLAALAGIAVIVVLITVAKLNPFLALIFGALTVGLAAGVNIGDGLDSFADGFGSTAAGVGILIALGAMFAKLLADSGGADEIVDTIVGHASPRSLPWAMALVGAVIGLPMFFEIGLVLLMPVIYLVARRSGLSLITIGIPALAGLSAMHGLVPPHPGPLTAIDLLGADLGITLALGVAVAIPTTIIAGPLFGKLAGRWVVLGVPDRFDADDFGSDLKGSPTTASGTTGSGPTASGPGTSTPDRESGSGGGTAAVTATGTLTERRRPSFGITLFSVLLPVALMMGKALVDIFIDDESNPLRQTFDVLGRPLMALLIAVIVGIFTLGRGAGMARDQIMKCIESSLPPVAGIILIVAAGGGFKQVLVDTGIGTKLAEWATAANVSVILLAWVLAVLIRLATGSATVATITASSLMLGLIEGMSTGEVSLIVLAVGAGSLFFSHVNDAGFWLVKEFFGMSVGQTIKTWSLMETALSVTGLVFVLLLGIFI, translated from the coding sequence ATGACCGCGGCACTGACCCTTCTGGCGGCCGACACCGAGCTACCCGAACCCGTGGCCGGCGGCCCGCAGCTGGTGTTGGCAGCCCTGGCCGGCATCGCGGTGATCGTCGTGCTCATCACCGTCGCGAAGCTGAATCCGTTCCTGGCCCTCATCTTCGGTGCCCTCACCGTCGGGCTGGCGGCCGGTGTGAACATCGGCGACGGCCTCGATTCGTTCGCCGACGGATTCGGCAGCACGGCCGCCGGTGTCGGCATCCTGATCGCGCTCGGTGCGATGTTCGCCAAGCTGCTCGCCGATTCCGGCGGAGCCGACGAGATCGTCGACACCATCGTCGGGCACGCGTCGCCGCGGTCGCTGCCGTGGGCAATGGCGTTGGTGGGCGCGGTGATCGGGCTGCCGATGTTCTTCGAAATCGGGCTGGTCCTGCTGATGCCGGTGATCTACCTGGTCGCGCGCCGGTCCGGGCTGTCGCTGATCACCATCGGCATCCCCGCGCTGGCGGGCCTGTCCGCGATGCACGGGCTGGTCCCGCCGCACCCGGGCCCGCTGACCGCGATCGACCTGCTCGGTGCCGACCTGGGCATCACGCTCGCGCTCGGCGTCGCGGTCGCCATTCCCACCACGATCATCGCCGGGCCGCTGTTCGGAAAGCTCGCCGGCCGCTGGGTGGTCCTCGGCGTCCCCGACCGCTTCGACGCCGACGACTTCGGCTCGGACCTGAAGGGGTCACCGACGACGGCTTCCGGCACAACGGGTTCGGGGCCGACGGCTTCGGGCCCGGGCACTTCGACACCGGACCGCGAATCGGGCTCCGGTGGGGGAACCGCCGCGGTCACCGCGACGGGCACCCTGACCGAGCGGCGCAGGCCCTCGTTCGGCATCACCTTGTTCAGCGTCCTGCTGCCGGTCGCCCTGATGATGGGCAAGGCGTTGGTCGACATCTTCATCGACGACGAGAGCAACCCGCTGCGGCAGACGTTCGACGTGCTGGGCCGCCCGCTGATGGCGCTGCTGATCGCGGTCATCGTCGGCATCTTCACCCTCGGCCGTGGGGCGGGGATGGCCCGCGATCAGATCATGAAGTGCATCGAATCGTCACTGCCGCCGGTCGCCGGGATCATCCTCATCGTGGCGGCGGGCGGTGGTTTCAAACAGGTGCTCGTCGACACCGGCATCGGGACGAAACTCGCCGAATGGGCCACCGCGGCAAACGTTTCGGTGATCCTGCTGGCGTGGGTGCTGGCGGTGCTGATCCGGCTCGCCACCGGTTCGGCGACGGTCGCCACGATCACCGCGTCGTCGCTCATGCTCGGCCTCATCGAAGGGATGAGCACCGGCGAGGTGTCGCTGATCGTGTTGGCCGTCGGCGCCGGCTCGCTGTTCTTCAGCCACGTCAACGACGCCGGCTTCTGGCTGGTCAAGGAGTTCTTCGGGATGTCGGTGGGCCAGACCATCAAGACGTGGTCGCTCATGGAGACGGCGCTGTCGGTCACCGGTCTGGTGTTCGTGCTGCTGCTCGGGATCTTCATATGA
- a CDS encoding gluconokinase, which yields MGSPIVVMGVSGSGKSTVGAALSQRLRVPFADADDFHPPANIAKMTAGQPLDDDDRHPWLEAIGEWLAAHPDGGVMSCSALKHRYRDQLRRHCPDVEFLHLAGAAEVIGRRQASRPGHFMPASLLASQFATLEPLTDDERGVTIDVARDIDSIIETYLELTASPTTEQEHR from the coding sequence ATGGGATCACCGATCGTGGTCATGGGCGTCTCAGGGTCGGGTAAGTCCACGGTGGGCGCCGCGCTGTCCCAGCGGCTTCGGGTGCCGTTCGCCGATGCCGACGACTTCCACCCGCCGGCCAACATCGCCAAGATGACCGCGGGACAACCTCTCGACGACGACGACCGCCACCCGTGGCTGGAAGCGATCGGGGAGTGGCTGGCCGCCCACCCGGACGGCGGCGTCATGAGCTGTTCGGCGCTCAAACACCGCTACCGGGACCAACTGCGCAGACACTGTCCCGACGTGGAGTTCCTCCACCTGGCCGGCGCCGCCGAGGTCATCGGGCGCCGCCAAGCCAGCCGTCCCGGTCATTTCATGCCGGCTTCCCTGCTGGCCTCGCAGTTCGCCACGCTCGAGCCGCTGACCGACGACGAACGCGGCGTCACCATCGACGTCGCCCGGGACATCGACTCGATCATCGAGACCTACCTGGAGCTCACGGCTTCCCCCACCACCGAACAGGAGCACCGATGA
- a CDS encoding SCO6745 family protein, whose translation MSRRPELARRLFDRIEPVHAVTYFAPQARSAFDGLGYRGFWMGYFAARSAPLGRVPADVVTAIFYNFAPERVAKALPAAWDVAPPAAALQAREESAAAALAGCGVRDTDDVRTAAALLAKAARVLPVDGRPLYAANRALDWPQDPVAILWHATTLLREHRGDGHVALLAAAGVSGRECNVLHAAAGRVPREMIMRSRDYDDAQWQHHTERLADRGLLDRAGDLTEAGRRFKQDIEDATDRLALSALDPLSDDEVETLFQTLTPITRAVVQGGIVPDATPMGLSRDDLDDAGAHLR comes from the coding sequence GTGAGCAGACGTCCGGAGTTGGCCCGCCGCTTGTTCGACCGCATCGAACCCGTCCATGCCGTCACGTACTTCGCGCCGCAGGCGCGGTCGGCGTTCGACGGGCTGGGCTACCGCGGATTCTGGATGGGCTATTTCGCCGCCCGTTCGGCGCCGCTGGGCCGGGTGCCCGCCGACGTGGTCACCGCGATCTTCTACAACTTCGCGCCCGAGCGGGTGGCCAAGGCGCTGCCCGCGGCGTGGGACGTGGCGCCTCCGGCTGCCGCGCTGCAGGCCCGCGAAGAGTCGGCCGCGGCGGCCCTGGCCGGCTGCGGTGTCCGCGACACCGACGATGTCCGCACCGCCGCCGCGTTGTTGGCGAAAGCCGCCCGCGTCCTGCCGGTGGACGGCAGACCGCTCTACGCGGCGAACCGGGCGCTGGACTGGCCGCAGGATCCGGTGGCCATTCTGTGGCATGCGACCACCCTGCTGCGCGAGCACCGGGGCGACGGGCACGTCGCGCTGCTCGCGGCCGCGGGGGTCAGCGGACGCGAATGCAACGTCCTGCACGCCGCGGCCGGGCGGGTGCCCCGGGAGATGATCATGCGCAGCCGCGACTACGACGACGCGCAGTGGCAGCACCACACCGAACGCCTCGCGGACCGCGGTCTGCTCGACCGGGCGGGCGACCTCACCGAGGCGGGCCGCAGGTTCAAACAGGACATCGAGGACGCCACCGACAGGTTGGCGCTGAGCGCACTGGACCCGCTGAGCGACGACGAGGTGGAGACCCTGTTCCAGACCCTGACGCCGATCACCCGTGCGGTGGTCCAGGGCGGAATCGTGCCCGATGCGACGCCGATGGGCCTGTCGCGCGACGACCTCGACGACGCCGGTGCGCATCTGCGCTGA
- a CDS encoding DUF3140 domain-containing protein yields MSTDDHEETWSQFRDAVNMTAGELDTWLSTDESTSVGQKSGGGEATGHASGRRIVTILQTKKTDLDDDDYAHMRKVVGYVKRHLAQRPSGDVEGTPWRYSLMNWGHDPEKS; encoded by the coding sequence ATGTCCACCGACGACCACGAGGAGACGTGGTCGCAGTTCCGTGATGCGGTCAACATGACCGCCGGTGAGCTCGACACGTGGCTGTCGACCGACGAATCGACGTCGGTGGGGCAGAAGTCCGGTGGCGGGGAAGCGACCGGGCACGCCAGCGGACGCCGCATCGTCACCATCCTGCAGACCAAGAAGACCGATCTGGACGACGACGACTACGCGCACATGCGCAAGGTGGTCGGCTACGTCAAACGCCATCTCGCGCAACGGCCGTCGGGCGACGTCGAGGGCACACCATGGCGGTACTCATTGATGAACTGGGGGCACGACCCCGAGAAGAGCTGA
- a CDS encoding hypervirulence associated TUDOR domain-containing protein: MSDKEFKKGDKVSWQSHGSTAEGEVVEKITSEKEAAGRKVKASKDEPQYRVRSEKSGNDAVHKPGALKKK; this comes from the coding sequence ATGAGCGACAAGGAATTCAAGAAGGGCGACAAGGTCTCCTGGCAGAGCCACGGCAGCACCGCGGAAGGCGAGGTCGTCGAGAAGATCACCTCGGAGAAAGAGGCCGCGGGCCGAAAGGTCAAGGCCTCCAAGGACGAACCGCAGTACCGTGTGCGCAGCGAGAAGAGCGGCAACGACGCGGTGCACAAACCCGGTGCGCTGAAGAAGAAGTGA
- a CDS encoding YnfA family protein produces the protein MVLKSAALFVLAALLEIGGAWLVWQGVREHRGWLWAGAGVLALGAYGFVAAFQPDAHFGRILAAYGGVFVAGSLLWGVVVDGFRPDRWDIAGAVVCLAGVGLIMYAPR, from the coding sequence ATCGTGCTGAAATCCGCTGCCTTGTTCGTCCTCGCCGCACTGCTCGAGATCGGCGGCGCCTGGCTGGTGTGGCAAGGAGTGCGCGAACATCGCGGCTGGCTGTGGGCGGGCGCCGGCGTCCTGGCCCTCGGCGCCTACGGATTCGTCGCGGCTTTTCAGCCCGATGCACACTTCGGCCGCATCCTGGCCGCCTACGGCGGGGTGTTCGTCGCCGGATCGCTGCTCTGGGGGGTGGTGGTCGACGGATTCCGTCCGGACCGGTGGGACATCGCCGGCGCAGTGGTCTGCCTCGCCGGCGTGGGCCTCATCATGTACGCCCCCCGCTGA
- a CDS encoding DUF7064 domain-containing protein — MAHTADLVIERPADLTAEWLSSVLAAGTVVDFSFERIGTGQMSECYRVALTYAADAAIADPSSVVLKVAATDASSRQTGLALGLYEREVRFYTDIAPGLSGPVAPCYHAAYDPETGAFDLLLGDAAPAVVGDEIRGATVEQAALALAELGRVHGPLLGDAVLAGADWLNRESPMNQALLAQLWAGFSDRYGDAIAPEHRAVCERLVGAFDAYLDAEAHADRPHGLVHGDYRLDNMLFGQAGADRRLTVVDWQTVTWGPAFTDVAYFLGCALPAGDRQAHYDDLLRAYHDALGPQAPVSLDAVRDGVRRQSFFGVMMAIVSSMLVARTERGDEMFMTMLRRHCAHVLDTDALSALPEPSTDEPPRPAAGDEGAHQPGDEDLWNESWYFDFADSGQGLGGWVRLGLVPNQDTAWINALVCGPDMPTIALVDFHATPPEDYTETHTESAHLTLDSVEPLRTYRVTARGRGEAHDDPAALLRGEAGRPVDLTLDLTWTTVGTPYQYRITSRYEIACTVSGTVTADGREYTLDAVAGQRDHSWGVRDWWAMDWVWSALHLDDGTHLHGVDLRIPEIGQVSVGYMQPSGAALAETTGVTAEATFADNGLPVTTSLTYQPGDLVVDVDILGHAPVRLTAADGRVSHFPRAWAAVRTRDGRTGIGWLEWNRNTP, encoded by the coding sequence GTGGCGCACACTGCAGACCTCGTCATCGAACGTCCCGCCGATCTGACCGCCGAGTGGCTGAGTTCCGTGCTGGCCGCGGGAACCGTCGTCGACTTCAGCTTCGAACGCATCGGCACCGGCCAGATGAGCGAGTGCTATCGCGTCGCGCTGACCTACGCCGCCGACGCCGCCATCGCCGACCCGTCGTCGGTGGTCCTGAAGGTCGCCGCGACCGACGCCAGCAGCAGACAGACCGGGCTGGCGCTCGGTCTGTACGAACGCGAGGTGCGGTTCTACACCGACATCGCCCCGGGCCTGTCCGGGCCGGTGGCGCCCTGCTACCACGCCGCCTACGACCCGGAGACCGGCGCGTTCGACCTGCTGCTCGGGGACGCCGCCCCCGCGGTGGTGGGTGACGAGATCCGCGGCGCGACGGTCGAGCAGGCCGCGCTGGCACTGGCCGAACTCGGCCGGGTGCACGGGCCGCTGCTCGGCGACGCCGTCCTCGCCGGCGCCGACTGGCTCAACCGGGAGTCACCGATGAACCAGGCGCTGCTGGCGCAGTTGTGGGCGGGGTTCTCCGACCGCTATGGGGACGCGATCGCCCCCGAGCACCGCGCAGTCTGCGAGCGGCTGGTCGGTGCCTTCGACGCGTACCTCGACGCGGAAGCGCACGCCGACCGCCCGCACGGGCTCGTCCACGGCGACTACCGGCTGGACAACATGCTGTTCGGTCAGGCCGGCGCCGACCGTCGCCTGACCGTCGTCGACTGGCAGACCGTCACCTGGGGACCCGCGTTCACCGACGTCGCCTACTTCCTGGGTTGCGCGCTGCCCGCCGGGGACCGACAGGCGCACTACGACGACCTTCTGCGCGCCTACCACGACGCATTGGGCCCGCAGGCCCCCGTCAGCCTCGACGCCGTGCGCGACGGGGTCCGCAGGCAGAGCTTCTTCGGCGTGATGATGGCGATCGTGTCCTCGATGCTGGTCGCGCGCACCGAGCGGGGCGACGAGATGTTCATGACGATGCTGCGCCGGCACTGCGCGCATGTCCTCGACACCGACGCCCTCTCCGCGCTGCCCGAGCCGTCGACGGACGAGCCGCCGCGGCCCGCCGCCGGCGACGAGGGCGCCCACCAGCCGGGCGACGAGGATTTGTGGAACGAAAGCTGGTATTTCGACTTCGCCGACAGCGGGCAGGGTCTCGGCGGCTGGGTCCGGCTGGGGCTGGTGCCGAACCAGGACACCGCATGGATCAACGCACTGGTGTGCGGGCCGGACATGCCCACCATCGCGCTGGTCGACTTCCATGCGACACCGCCGGAGGACTACACCGAAACCCATACCGAGAGCGCGCATCTCACGCTCGACTCGGTCGAGCCGCTGCGCACCTACCGGGTCACCGCCCGCGGTCGCGGCGAAGCCCACGACGATCCGGCCGCACTGCTGCGCGGCGAGGCGGGCCGGCCGGTCGACCTGACCCTGGACCTGACGTGGACGACGGTCGGCACGCCGTACCAGTACCGCATCACCTCTCGCTACGAGATCGCCTGCACGGTGTCGGGCACGGTGACCGCCGACGGCCGGGAGTACACCCTCGACGCGGTGGCAGGGCAGCGCGACCACTCGTGGGGCGTACGTGACTGGTGGGCGATGGACTGGGTGTGGAGCGCCCTGCACCTCGACGACGGCACCCATCTGCACGGGGTCGACCTGCGGATCCCGGAGATCGGCCAGGTCAGCGTCGGGTACATGCAGCCGTCCGGGGCCGCCCTGGCCGAGACCACAGGGGTGACCGCCGAGGCCACCTTCGCCGACAACGGCTTGCCGGTGACCACCTCGCTGACCTATCAGCCCGGCGACCTCGTGGTGGACGTGGACATCCTCGGCCACGCACCGGTCCGGCTCACCGCGGCCGACGGTCGGGTCAGTCACTTCCCCCGGGCGTGGGCGGCGGTGCGGACGCGCGACGGCCGCACCGGCATCGGCTGGCTGGAATGGAACCGCAACACCCCCTGA